In the genome of Anabaena cylindrica PCC 7122, the window CAACAGCATCAACTCTTATGTCGATTTAGGAAACATGAAAATTTGACGGTGGTGCTAGTGAGGGCGAGCAGCTACACTACGCCGTACAAAAGCGCCTCCAATGCTACCACCAAGTAGATAAAACCCGCTCTGTGTCTGGATAAAAGCTAGAGTAACTTACTGCGTAAGGCATTTTAGTTTACTAATAAATTGCAAGTAACTTAAAGCAAGCCAATTTTTAAAATCATTATCTTACTGTCAAGTAAATTATCTGCTATCTGTAACTTACTTAATTAATAATAGCTCAACAATGCTTGCCTTATTCAATCTAAGTAAGGTACTAACTAGAGTCTTTATATAAAAAATCAGACACTTAATATTTTTAGTCAGTTACTTTAGTTTTATTAACTCAATGCAGTAATCTACCAAAACTAAATTGCAAGCTACCATTAAATTACAGGTAAATTACTTTAAGTTGCATTTGTTAGAATGTAACTAACTTTCACATACCACTACTAGATAAAGCAGAGTACATGGCGACTAAAGACTGGTTGAACAATCACGCTAAAGTCACTGCCTACCTAGACTTTAGCCTCTACGCTAGTTTAGAAAAGTGGATGCAAAAACACAAAATCAAGAAGGCATCTCAAGCTCTGACGATTATACTTGAACATTACCTTGAGGGGAACATTCCCATTGAAGTTATGCCTGAGAACCTCGAACAAGAGGTGAAGCGGCTGAAGGTCAAAACTACCGAAATAGATAGCCTAGAGGCAACTGTCGCTGAACAACAAAGGGAGTTTAATGATGAAATTAACTCACTCAGAACAGAAATTGATGAACTACGACAAGCTCTTATTAATGCAGGGTTATCATCTCTGAAAGAGAAGGTAGAAGATATTCCTAGAGGGCAAATTAAGTTTTCGTATTCTGATGAGGATGTAAAACAGGGGCTTACCAAAACTGACCTGTGTGAGAGAATAGATATTAACGGCAGCACAATTAATCAATGGGCAACGATGCTCAATCTTGACTCTGATGAATATTTGTTTGAGTTGACGGGCTGGAAGAAACCGCCTAATACCCGTCGATACTTCCCGGTTAAGGATAATGAGTCTAACCCAAAATAATCAGCAATATAATCTACTACTTTGTTAAATTTTTCAATTGTTTCGAGAGCATCTTTGAATTTCTTAATTGCTTTTTGGAGATTAACACCAGGTTCTTTTATATCCGTATTCAACTGATGCTTATTTGCCCCCGGTCTCCCTTAGAAAGTGGTAAATGAACGACTGGCAGTAGTTGAGTGATGATACAATCTGCGATCGCCTATTCTACGTCCTCATGGTAAGATTTCTTCGGGCAAAATTATTCACCCTTAAATTTACCAGATGTCTATTCCTGAAATTACGCAGACTTTATTAGAAGCAAAGAAAGAGAAAGGTTTAAGCTTTGCTGATTTAGAAAAAATTCTGGGACTGGATGAAGTATACATTGCGGCTATATTCTACCGTCAAGCTAGTGCATCACCCGAAGAAGCTAAGTTATTAGTAGAAGCATTGGATTTAGCCCCCATCTATATCCAAGAGTTGACCAAATATCCAGTTAAGGGATTGGGACCTGTTGTCCCAACAGACCCACTAATTTACCGCTTCTATGAAATTATGCAGGTCTATGGCTTCCCGATTAAGGAAGTAATTCAAGAAAAGTTTGGTGATGGGATTATGAGTGCAATTGACTTTACCTTAGATGTGGAAAAAGAGGTAGACCCCAAAGGCGATCGCGTTAAAATTACCATGTCTGGTAAATTCCTACCGTACAAAAAGTGGTAGTCTTTGACTCATCAAATTAATTTTTGTTGGGAACAATACACCGAACCCGTAGGGCTAATTAGGGCTAAATATAGCGCGAATGCTCCTAATACACAACTTTCACGTCGCACGCCCCTCATGACAACCGCGTTTACTAACCCCAAATAGCCTTTTGAAAGTTGTCTTGTGAAGACAAAGTATGCTCTGATAGGGTAATCTCTGCATTGGGGTGAAAAAATTGTGCTGAGGTAATTATGATTACAGGAAAATTAGAAGTAACAATCAAAATCAATGAACTACCAGAAGCCACGACCATAGAAAACGGCTGGCAACAGTTCGAGGTTGATTGTGATGGTCGGATTATTAGCGTCACAGTCAAGCCGAAAGTTTGGAAAAAACTAACTGATGCCCAAGCTAACTATCCTCAATGGGTAGGAGCGATTGCTGGCAAGTTGGGAGAGGCCACCGATAACGGT includes:
- the cynS gene encoding cyanase encodes the protein MSIPEITQTLLEAKKEKGLSFADLEKILGLDEVYIAAIFYRQASASPEEAKLLVEALDLAPIYIQELTKYPVKGLGPVVPTDPLIYRFYEIMQVYGFPIKEVIQEKFGDGIMSAIDFTLDVEKEVDPKGDRVKITMSGKFLPYKKW